From a region of the Candidatus Brocadia sp. genome:
- the dsbD gene encoding protein-disulfide reductase DsbD: MRTKSLRRGFFIIVCILLLIPQIIFGETSPFSVKVSLLKDHVPAGDLIPVTVSLMIAPNHRVYKDQVKVESGDPSRFTIVSTELPAGKIKYDQFLEKEVENYEGQLEIKSFVQIPKDTPTGLQEIKLKVHYQGCSDKFCFLPKVEEFLMSVQVEPAGWGMPVSQTEVKQPQAALKSEKKAEITGLQKTIESRGIFISLALIFLAGVGLSFTPCVYPMIPITVAVIGGKAAGEQASARKPLSAFFLSLVYVLGISIVYSAMGVAAASTGALFGSALQSPWVIGFVVVVFVGLALSMFGVYYLRVPSLISDRLGTETGTGFIGVFVMGLISGIVASPCIGPALASLLVYIASTGNKFLGFWMLFVFAWGLGVLLIVLGTFSGVIKALPKSGGWMETVERIFGLLLIGVALYYLRFIISEGAFIMSLGLFLIVTGVFSGGFDRLTHESTVFQRAKRAFGLIVFIFGVYFLVGHLMIRGFILPPFSTATPGQSVEMREKIDWVYDEEEGLRQGREKGKIAIIDFWAEWCAACKEFDKFTYADPEIIRELRRFVNIKINSTKSDDSKVKQLWDKYHVVGLPTIVFVGKDGTVLTDKTITGFINDKEFLGILKGLE; encoded by the coding sequence ATGAGAACAAAGTCTCTCCGCAGAGGATTCTTTATTATAGTTTGTATCTTACTCTTAATTCCTCAAATTATCTTTGGAGAAACATCTCCTTTTAGCGTAAAGGTATCTCTTTTAAAGGATCATGTCCCTGCTGGTGATCTTATCCCTGTTACGGTAAGCCTCATGATTGCCCCCAACCATCGTGTTTATAAGGATCAAGTTAAGGTGGAGAGTGGAGATCCTTCCCGGTTTACCATTGTTTCTACAGAACTTCCTGCAGGAAAGATCAAGTATGATCAATTCCTGGAGAAAGAGGTGGAAAACTATGAAGGACAATTAGAGATAAAATCATTTGTTCAGATACCAAAGGACACGCCAACCGGACTTCAGGAGATAAAGCTTAAGGTACACTATCAGGGGTGTTCGGATAAATTCTGCTTTCTCCCAAAGGTTGAGGAGTTTCTTATGTCTGTTCAGGTGGAGCCCGCCGGGTGGGGTATGCCGGTATCACAGACGGAAGTCAAACAACCGCAAGCGGCTTTAAAATCTGAGAAAAAGGCCGAGATAACGGGTCTTCAAAAGACCATTGAGAGCCGCGGTATCTTCATATCGCTTGCCCTTATCTTTTTGGCTGGTGTGGGTCTCAGTTTTACCCCCTGTGTGTATCCCATGATACCCATTACGGTGGCAGTAATCGGCGGTAAGGCTGCGGGAGAACAAGCCTCAGCCAGGAAACCCCTGTCGGCTTTTTTTCTTTCTCTAGTTTATGTCCTGGGTATCTCAATTGTCTATTCTGCCATGGGTGTAGCGGCGGCCTCTACTGGCGCATTGTTTGGTTCTGCCTTGCAGAGTCCGTGGGTTATCGGGTTTGTCGTGGTGGTTTTTGTCGGACTTGCTTTGAGTATGTTTGGGGTATATTATCTGCGGGTGCCATCTCTCATCTCAGACCGACTGGGAACAGAGACGGGAACGGGCTTTATTGGGGTCTTTGTTATGGGATTAATATCGGGAATTGTGGCATCACCTTGTATTGGTCCTGCACTTGCCAGCTTGTTAGTCTATATTGCCAGCACAGGAAACAAATTCCTGGGGTTCTGGATGCTTTTTGTTTTTGCTTGGGGATTGGGCGTCCTGCTGATCGTGCTGGGAACATTCTCCGGAGTCATAAAGGCCCTCCCGAAATCAGGGGGCTGGATGGAGACGGTGGAGAGGATCTTCGGGCTTCTTTTAATAGGAGTCGCCCTGTATTACTTGCGGTTCATTATTTCAGAGGGTGCCTTTATTATGAGTTTAGGGCTTTTTTTAATTGTGACAGGGGTATTTTCGGGGGGTTTTGACCGACTGACCCATGAGAGCACTGTCTTTCAACGAGCCAAAAGGGCTTTTGGTCTCATAGTCTTTATCTTTGGTGTCTATTTTCTTGTGGGACATCTCATGATCAGGGGTTTTATTTTACCTCCCTTTTCGACTGCTACCCCTGGCCAATCTGTTGAGATGAGGGAGAAGATCGATTGGGTGTATGATGAGGAAGAGGGGCTGAGGCAGGGCAGGGAGAAGGGTAAAATAGCAATTATTGATTTTTGGGCAGAGTGGTGTGCTGCGTGCAAGGAATTTGATAAGTTTACCTATGCCGATCCTGAAATTATTAGGGAATTACGAAGGTTCGTAAATATCAAGATCAACAGCACCAAAAGTGACGATTCAAAGGTTAAGCAGCTTTGGGATAAGTATCATGTGGTTGGCTTGCCTACGATCGTGTTTGTTGGCAAAGACGGAACGGTGCTCACGGATAAAACGATTACGGGATTCATAAATGACAAGGAGTTTCTTGGTATTTTAAAAGGCTTAGAATGA
- the pgsA gene encoding CDP-diacylglycerol--glycerol-3-phosphate 3-phosphatidyltransferase, which translates to MGSFDYSKYTAFNLPNRLTLLRLLLAIVFFMFLSYRYYNVALGAFLLAWLTDWLDGYLARKKGLLTDFGRIADPFVDKIIVCGGFILLIQHAHDIIPPWMVVVIVAREFLVNSLRSYSESRGVEFGATIWGKAKMFVQSFTISFILLFFAHLKDLTVIKQGIVLMLWLTVVITVVSGIKYVVKAGPAILAK; encoded by the coding sequence ATGGGATCGTTTGATTATTCAAAATACACGGCATTCAATCTTCCCAATCGTTTGACCCTACTGCGGCTCTTGCTGGCCATTGTGTTTTTCATGTTCCTGTCATACCGTTATTACAATGTTGCCCTTGGCGCATTTCTGCTTGCCTGGCTAACGGACTGGCTGGATGGATACTTAGCGCGCAAAAAGGGACTTTTGACTGATTTTGGCCGCATTGCAGACCCCTTTGTCGATAAGATTATTGTCTGTGGTGGATTCATTCTGCTGATACAACATGCCCATGATATCATCCCCCCATGGATGGTTGTCGTGATTGTAGCGAGGGAATTTTTGGTTAACAGTCTCAGAAGTTACTCAGAATCAAGAGGGGTTGAATTTGGTGCAACGATATGGGGAAAGGCAAAGATGTTTGTCCAATCGTTCACTATTAGCTTCATCTTGCTCTTCTTCGCGCACCTCAAAGACCTAACCGTTATCAAACAGGGAATTGTTCTTATGCTGTGGCTTACCGTCGTTATTACGGTAGTTTCAGGAATTAAATATGTGGTAAAGGCTGGTCCCGCAATCTTGGCGAAGTAG
- a CDS encoding VacJ family lipoprotein: MRNGVTGMFFFGLTVLFSMHALQAESVPVSAPAESSYGELNEDNASNMDTGSGGAEGESDEAGQAGTEAEIPLVKDTFQPFNRAMFAFNDKAFHYFFKPIYTGYNSMIPVQARVSVKNFYTNIRMPIRFFNCLFQSNFKGAGTEMLRFVVNSTVGVAGFLDPAKSKFHLEKQERDFGQTLGKYNMQSGTYFVWPFLGPSNTRDTIGFVGDTVLDPLTWVSYFFLKPIESIGNYTYESVNKLSVDTGDTYESVTKPAIDPYIALQDAYLQNRVKKIKE, from the coding sequence ATGAGAAACGGTGTGACTGGGATGTTTTTTTTCGGTTTAACAGTACTTTTTTCCATGCATGCGCTACAGGCTGAAAGTGTACCGGTATCTGCTCCTGCAGAATCGTCTTATGGGGAGTTAAACGAAGACAATGCTTCCAATATGGATACCGGGAGTGGCGGTGCTGAAGGAGAATCAGATGAGGCAGGGCAAGCCGGAACGGAAGCAGAGATTCCTCTGGTAAAAGATACTTTTCAACCCTTTAACAGAGCCATGTTTGCCTTTAATGACAAGGCTTTTCACTATTTCTTTAAACCAATATATACTGGCTATAATTCAATGATACCGGTTCAGGCACGGGTAAGCGTGAAAAATTTTTATACCAACATAAGGATGCCCATCCGTTTTTTCAATTGCCTCTTTCAGTCGAATTTTAAGGGTGCAGGCACTGAAATGTTGCGCTTTGTTGTCAACAGCACGGTTGGGGTGGCGGGGTTTCTTGATCCTGCCAAGTCAAAATTTCATTTGGAGAAACAGGAAAGAGACTTTGGTCAGACCCTCGGCAAATACAACATGCAATCTGGTACGTATTTCGTCTGGCCTTTTCTTGGCCCGTCAAACACGCGTGATACCATAGGGTTTGTGGGTGATACCGTATTAGATCCATTGACATGGGTTTCCTATTTCTTTCTCAAACCTATTGAGAGTATAGGAAATTATACCTATGAATCTGTCAACAAGCTCTCCGTCGATACGGGTGATACGTATGAGAGTGTAACAAAACCTGCTATTGACCCTTATATTGCACTCCAGGATGCTTATCTGCAAAATCGGGTGAAAAAGATAAAAGAATAA
- the waaF gene encoding lipopolysaccharide heptosyltransferase II, whose amino-acid sequence MEKRFDNLKNILIVRLGAMGDIIHVMPAVINLRRTFPDASLVWLVEDKAQCLVEALPGIDEVIVFPRKKWQTALRHPRKYFTVAAELRAFLRKLREREYDVALDFHGNFRSGLLAYLSNAKTRVGFSKGYCKEANYIFTNVRMKPHQKKMHRIEKYFSLLQGMGITVYYQRPEFSISDNDRRSVDDFISRHHLQEKPVAILHPGTSMFGKFKRWPPENYAMLADRLIKEMNYSVVFTWSEPEYNLVQQILSLMQYHATIACRTASVKQLIALLQRAHLFIGGDTGPTHLASCMGIPTIAIFGPKDPSLYAPYDDNAVVVRKDIPCSPCERRTCDHVTCVSSITPEDVFRAVLELTKAPLPFGVQ is encoded by the coding sequence ATGGAAAAACGATTCGATAATCTCAAGAATATTCTGATTGTACGGTTGGGAGCTATGGGTGACATTATTCATGTTATGCCGGCCGTAATAAACTTGAGGCGGACATTCCCTGATGCCTCCCTCGTGTGGCTTGTGGAAGACAAGGCGCAATGCCTGGTTGAAGCGCTTCCGGGGATTGACGAAGTCATTGTCTTTCCCAGAAAGAAATGGCAAACGGCCCTTCGGCATCCACGCAAATATTTTACCGTAGCTGCTGAACTGCGTGCGTTCTTGCGGAAATTAAGGGAAAGGGAATATGATGTTGCCCTCGATTTCCATGGTAATTTTAGAAGCGGGTTATTGGCTTATTTGAGTAACGCAAAGACACGGGTTGGTTTTTCAAAAGGGTATTGTAAGGAAGCGAATTATATTTTTACGAATGTACGGATGAAACCGCACCAGAAGAAGATGCACAGAATCGAAAAATATTTCAGTCTTCTTCAGGGCATGGGTATCACGGTATACTACCAAAGGCCGGAATTTTCGATTTCAGATAACGACCGTCGTTCTGTCGATGATTTTATTTCCCGGCATCATCTTCAGGAAAAACCTGTTGCAATCCTTCATCCGGGAACCAGCATGTTTGGTAAATTCAAGCGCTGGCCGCCTGAAAACTACGCCATGCTTGCGGACAGATTAATAAAAGAAATGAACTACTCGGTTGTTTTTACCTGGAGTGAACCGGAATACAACCTGGTACAACAGATACTTTCGTTGATGCAGTATCACGCCACGATTGCATGCAGGACTGCATCGGTAAAACAACTGATAGCCTTATTACAACGCGCGCATCTTTTTATTGGCGGGGATACAGGACCAACCCACCTTGCTTCGTGCATGGGAATTCCTACCATTGCAATCTTTGGACCTAAGGATCCTTCGCTTTATGCCCCTTACGATGACAATGCCGTGGTGGTAAGAAAAGATATTCCCTGTAGCCCTTGTGAGAGACGGACCTGTGATCACGTTACCTGTGTCTCCTCTATTACCCCGGAAGATGTCTTTCGTGCTGTTCTTGAGTTGACTAAAGCACCTTTGCCCTTTGGTGTGCAATGA
- the tsaA gene encoding tRNA (N6-threonylcarbamoyladenosine(37)-N6)-methyltransferase TrmO — translation MQLKPIGYIKSPIKQPKFGGWQDLITKIVVDADYSDGLRGIDDYSHLIILYWLDKVDRVRLTMRPQGKKDVPEVGIFACRCPWRPNPIGMTTVKALERKGNILTVKGLDVLDGTPLLDIKPYTPPYDAVEEMRCPDWVNNLEY, via the coding sequence ATGCAATTAAAACCTATCGGTTACATAAAAAGCCCCATAAAGCAGCCAAAGTTTGGCGGATGGCAGGATTTGATTACGAAAATAGTCGTTGACGCTGATTATTCTGATGGTTTGAGAGGGATCGACGACTATTCCCACCTGATTATCCTCTATTGGCTGGACAAGGTGGATAGAGTTAGGCTTACTATGAGACCACAGGGGAAAAAGGATGTGCCGGAGGTGGGCATCTTTGCCTGCCGCTGTCCCTGGAGACCAAATCCCATAGGCATGACAACCGTTAAGGCGCTTGAAAGAAAGGGGAATATTCTTACGGTAAAAGGGCTGGATGTGCTGGACGGAACTCCCCTTCTTGATATCAAGCCCTACACCCCGCCTTACGACGCCGTTGAGGAGATGAGGTGTCCGGATTGGGTAAACAATCTGGAATACTAA
- a CDS encoding polyprenyl synthetase family protein — MEPVGIFDSIKTLMDEVETRFHKELQPSNNSLADLIIHISKYKGKRLRPALVLLSGKCAGSVVPQHVDIAVVVEMVHTATLVHDDIIDEAAMRRHVESINSKWGREISILFGDYLFSRGFTILSSLDSQIATLLLSQTVNIMSEGELIQLQRRYDIGLSENDYFDIIERKTASLCAASCRLGATFAGANRKISDMLSTYGLKIGMAFQIVDDCLDVMGTEEEIGKSLNTDIQKGKLTLPLIHLMNQLPKNKLESARELIFQHDARETKSAIMELLTEHDAVEYAFATAKNMVKQAQEEIAPLPASPYKTTLMELADYIVTRRT, encoded by the coding sequence GTGGAACCTGTGGGTATTTTCGATTCAATAAAAACCCTCATGGATGAGGTTGAAACACGATTCCATAAAGAATTGCAGCCGAGCAACAATTCTTTAGCCGATCTTATTATTCACATCAGCAAATATAAAGGAAAACGATTACGACCGGCCTTGGTGTTATTATCAGGGAAATGCGCAGGGAGTGTCGTGCCTCAGCATGTAGACATTGCCGTGGTCGTGGAAATGGTTCATACTGCAACACTGGTTCATGACGATATCATCGACGAGGCCGCAATGAGAAGGCACGTTGAAAGTATCAATTCAAAATGGGGGAGAGAAATATCCATCCTCTTTGGAGACTACCTGTTTTCCCGGGGATTTACGATCCTGTCTTCCCTTGATTCTCAAATTGCAACCCTTCTGCTTTCTCAGACGGTGAACATTATGTCAGAGGGAGAACTCATCCAGCTGCAAAGGCGGTATGATATTGGATTGAGTGAAAATGACTATTTTGACATTATCGAACGAAAAACAGCCTCTTTATGCGCTGCCAGTTGCCGTTTGGGGGCTACGTTCGCCGGAGCCAATCGAAAAATTTCTGATATGTTGTCCACGTACGGCTTAAAGATCGGTATGGCATTCCAGATTGTGGATGATTGCCTTGACGTGATGGGCACGGAAGAAGAAATTGGAAAGTCATTAAACACGGATATCCAGAAAGGCAAGCTCACCCTGCCGCTTATTCACCTGATGAACCAACTTCCCAAAAACAAACTTGAATCAGCCCGGGAACTGATATTTCAGCATGACGCAAGAGAAACGAAAAGCGCCATTATGGAACTGTTAACAGAGCATGATGCGGTGGAATATGCCTTTGCTACCGCAAAAAATATGGTGAAACAGGCACAAGAGGAGATTGCCCCGCTGCCTGCCTCTCCCTACAAAACGACACTCATGGAACTGGCAGATTACATCGTAACGCGAAGGACTTAA
- the rimO gene encoding 30S ribosomal protein S12 methylthiotransferase RimO yields the protein MKSKKVALINLGCPKNLVDAEEILGRVAETGSTICQYPEDAEVLIINTCGFIDDSKKESIDAIFRMAKLKEDARCKKLIVTGCLAQRYPDELQKEIPEIDHVVGLKDFDTLTGLSGSGDKKKKTAAAQCSDDWRNRIRLTPKHYAYLRISDGCDNHCTYCAIPGIRGRFHSRSIENILEEARQMACEGVKEVNVISQDTTSYGVDLYGKQQLHVLLEKLSRVKGIEWIRILYTHPRHFYPELISVIGRSDTICKYIDLPVQHINDTILREMGRGVTHAQIERLIDELRNHIPKLFLRTSVIVGFPGETGEHFAELLEFVKRTQFERLGVFPYSREEGTPAASLKKQIAKEIKDQRLKEIMLTQQKIILKKHKDLVKSTIAVIVDEQGKAEKTWLGRTYGDAPDVDSKVIIRENHLKIGDIKNMIITGTAGYDLLGKTET from the coding sequence ATGAAGTCAAAAAAGGTTGCTTTAATCAATTTGGGATGTCCCAAAAATCTTGTTGATGCAGAGGAGATTCTCGGCCGGGTGGCGGAGACCGGAAGCACGATTTGTCAGTATCCCGAGGATGCCGAGGTATTGATTATAAACACCTGCGGTTTTATTGACGATTCCAAGAAGGAATCGATAGATGCAATCTTCCGAATGGCAAAACTGAAAGAGGATGCCCGTTGTAAAAAACTCATTGTAACGGGCTGTCTTGCCCAGCGGTATCCAGATGAGCTGCAGAAGGAAATTCCTGAAATTGACCATGTGGTGGGATTAAAGGATTTTGATACCCTGACCGGCTTGTCCGGCTCTGGCGATAAAAAGAAAAAGACAGCGGCGGCGCAGTGTAGTGACGATTGGCGCAACCGCATCCGCTTAACCCCGAAACATTATGCCTATCTCAGGATTTCTGACGGGTGCGATAACCATTGTACCTATTGTGCCATCCCCGGTATACGCGGAAGGTTTCACAGCCGGTCGATAGAGAATATCCTGGAAGAGGCGCGTCAGATGGCATGCGAAGGGGTAAAGGAAGTTAATGTTATCTCACAGGACACGACCTCATACGGCGTTGATTTATATGGCAAACAGCAGTTGCATGTATTATTGGAGAAACTTTCCCGGGTAAAAGGTATTGAATGGATACGGATACTTTATACCCATCCGAGGCATTTTTATCCGGAGCTTATTTCTGTTATTGGTCGGTCTGATACGATCTGCAAATATATCGATCTCCCTGTTCAGCATATCAACGACACGATTCTCAGGGAAATGGGACGGGGAGTGACGCATGCACAAATCGAGCGGCTGATCGATGAACTCCGAAACCACATACCGAAACTCTTTTTAAGAACCTCCGTGATTGTGGGATTTCCCGGTGAAACCGGGGAGCATTTTGCCGAGCTTCTGGAATTTGTCAAACGCACTCAATTTGAGCGACTGGGGGTATTTCCGTATTCCAGAGAGGAAGGCACGCCGGCTGCGTCTTTGAAAAAACAGATAGCGAAAGAGATAAAGGATCAGCGGTTAAAGGAAATCATGCTCACACAACAAAAAATTATCTTGAAAAAGCACAAAGACCTGGTGAAAAGCACTATTGCCGTCATTGTTGATGAGCAAGGCAAGGCTGAGAAAACATGGCTGGGCAGAACTTACGGGGATGCACCTGATGTGGATAGCAAGGTCATTATTCGGGAAAATCATTTGAAAATTGGTGACATTAAAAATATGATAATTACCGGCACTGCAGGATATGACCTGCTGGGAAAGACAGAAACCTGA
- the plsY gene encoding glycerol-3-phosphate 1-O-acyltransferase PlsY, which produces MEAICGPIISYFIGSIPFGFLIAKLAKGIDIRQVGSGNPGATNVARVMGKPYGILVFILDMLKGFFPVFIFDHYLAGHAHPLLLILCGVGVICGHAFPVFLNFKGGKAVATGCGVFLWLAPLPLIISVAVWLCVVFTTRYISLGSILSPPVLAICLLVLGKDPLGQGLYLTIFSLFISILIILRHKSNIRRLFNGTENKIGKKTKTNNSPTSHV; this is translated from the coding sequence ATGGAAGCTATTTGTGGTCCCATTATTTCATACTTCATTGGCAGCATCCCCTTCGGCTTTCTCATCGCTAAGCTGGCAAAGGGTATCGATATCCGGCAGGTTGGCAGCGGTAATCCGGGGGCAACAAACGTTGCCAGGGTTATGGGGAAACCTTACGGCATCCTGGTATTCATTTTAGACATGCTGAAAGGTTTCTTTCCGGTGTTCATCTTTGATCATTATCTTGCAGGCCACGCACACCCTCTTTTGTTGATATTGTGCGGTGTTGGTGTGATTTGTGGACACGCATTCCCGGTTTTTCTCAATTTTAAGGGAGGAAAGGCGGTTGCAACAGGCTGTGGGGTATTTTTATGGTTAGCGCCACTACCACTCATAATTTCTGTCGCAGTCTGGCTATGCGTTGTTTTTACTACTCGTTACATATCGTTAGGTTCTATCCTCAGCCCCCCGGTATTGGCAATATGCTTGCTAGTACTTGGAAAGGACCCTTTGGGACAAGGGCTTTATTTGACCATATTTTCTCTATTCATCTCGATATTGATTATTCTACGCCATAAATCGAACATTAGAAGGCTCTTCAACGGCACGGAAAATAAAATCGGTAAAAAAACCAAAACCAATAATTCTCCGACATCCCATGTATGA
- a CDS encoding MlaE family lipid ABC transporter permease subunit produces the protein MSCIFFPFKILGSYTHRFIRELGKMGCFIAAALFWVVFPPYLFQRIIKQINFIGVKTTPVIVLTGSFTGMVLALQTYYALAKFGAEASLGPVVALSLIRELGPVISALMVTGCAGSALTAEIGIMRITEQIDALDAMALNPYKYLIVPNVIGGIISLPLLNAIFVVLGVFGGYAISVGLMDLSSGTYFQGIRDFIKTRDILEGLYKSLSFGFLITWISCYKGYFTGYGAEGVSKATIRSVVLSSVMILVWDYFMTSIMIT, from the coding sequence ATGAGTTGTATATTTTTCCCATTTAAAATATTAGGAAGTTATACCCATCGGTTTATACGCGAATTAGGGAAGATGGGTTGTTTTATTGCCGCGGCCTTATTTTGGGTGGTGTTCCCGCCATACTTGTTCCAGCGGATTATTAAACAAATCAATTTTATTGGGGTAAAAACTACCCCTGTTATTGTGCTGACGGGTTCATTTACGGGAATGGTTCTGGCATTACAGACGTATTACGCCCTGGCCAAGTTTGGTGCTGAAGCAAGTTTAGGTCCTGTTGTCGCTTTGTCATTAATACGGGAGTTGGGGCCGGTTATTTCAGCTTTAATGGTTACGGGTTGTGCGGGTTCCGCGTTGACGGCAGAAATCGGTATTATGAGGATAACCGAGCAGATTGACGCTCTTGATGCCATGGCTTTAAACCCTTACAAGTATTTGATTGTTCCCAATGTGATAGGAGGAATCATATCGCTTCCTCTTCTCAATGCTATCTTTGTCGTCCTTGGTGTTTTTGGAGGATATGCGATAAGTGTGGGACTCATGGACTTGTCGAGCGGCACTTATTTCCAGGGCATCAGAGATTTCATAAAAACCCGGGATATTCTCGAGGGTTTATACAAATCCTTAAGCTTTGGTTTTTTAATCACCTGGATAAGCTGTTACAAAGGCTATTTTACGGGGTATGGGGCTGAAGGGGTGAGTAAGGCTACGATTCGATCCGTGGTGCTTTCATCGGTAATGATCCTGGTGTGGGATTACTTTATGACATCTATTATGATAACGTAA
- a CDS encoding ABC transporter substrate-binding protein: MKLRKTISTICYGVMLLITMSPVVRAAETPGTLVMETIDRGLVVLKDPSLKGREKSDERRQRLWKEISPIFNFEEMSKRALGQHWKKRSPEEKKEFVELFTNILKDAYIGKTDTYSGEKIVFVKEKQDEKDYASVQTKIITNTGAVVLVEYRMLSNAGKWKIYDVIIEGVSLVNNYRSQFSNILMKSPYEELVQKIKGKTGKEKT, translated from the coding sequence ATGAAATTGAGAAAAACAATATCTACAATATGTTATGGGGTAATGTTACTGATAACCATGTCTCCGGTTGTGCGGGCTGCAGAAACTCCTGGAACGCTCGTCATGGAAACCATAGACAGAGGTTTGGTGGTTCTGAAAGATCCTTCCCTGAAGGGAAGGGAAAAGTCAGATGAACGCAGACAACGGTTGTGGAAAGAAATTTCTCCTATCTTTAATTTTGAAGAAATGTCCAAGCGTGCCCTTGGTCAACACTGGAAAAAACGTTCTCCTGAAGAGAAAAAAGAATTTGTGGAACTCTTTACGAACATTCTGAAAGATGCCTATATTGGAAAGACTGACACCTATTCCGGAGAAAAGATTGTTTTTGTAAAAGAAAAGCAAGACGAGAAGGACTATGCCAGCGTCCAGACCAAGATTATTACGAATACCGGGGCCGTTGTCTTAGTGGAATATCGTATGCTCAGCAATGCGGGGAAGTGGAAGATCTATGACGTAATTATTGAAGGGGTAAGCCTGGTCAATAATTACCGCAGCCAGTTTAGCAATATCCTTATGAAATCACCCTATGAAGAACTTGTTCAAAAAATAAAAGGGAAAACTGGTAAAGAAAAAACCTAA
- the mlaD gene encoding outer membrane lipid asymmetry maintenance protein MlaD, with translation MKKFDTEIVVGIFVFIGVLCLVFISVKLGKINLIGGHYYPVKAVFSTIKGLKKNTDVEISGVSVGTVDDIKLIDYEAVVSLRIRDDIKLQDDSIASIRTKGLLGEKYVEITPGGSDRLLQPGDTLHETEPPIDLEKLIGNFVFGKVKE, from the coding sequence ATGAAGAAATTTGATACGGAAATAGTCGTTGGTATCTTTGTTTTTATTGGGGTGCTTTGTCTGGTTTTTATTTCGGTAAAACTGGGGAAGATTAATCTGATAGGAGGACATTATTATCCGGTAAAGGCCGTCTTTAGCACCATCAAGGGACTTAAAAAAAATACTGATGTAGAAATATCAGGGGTCTCCGTGGGTACCGTAGATGATATTAAACTCATTGATTACGAGGCTGTTGTTAGCCTGCGGATTCGGGATGATATAAAACTGCAGGACGACTCTATTGCCTCTATCCGTACCAAAGGGCTGCTGGGAGAAAAGTATGTAGAAATAACACCGGGTGGGTCGGACAGATTATTACAACCCGGAGATACCTTGCATGAAACGGAACCACCCATTGATTTGGAAAAATTAATAGGAAATTTTGTCTTTGGGAAAGTAAAGGAATAA
- a CDS encoding ABC transporter ATP-binding protein produces MIKVVDLFKSFKGQEVLRGVNLTIEEGCSMALIGGSGQGKSILLKHIIGLLRPDHGKVLIDNQDIGKLRGRPLKRLKERFGVVFQGGALFDSLTVFDNVAFPLREKTRLSESVIRDKVRQELKRVGLSGAEKKYPAEISGGMKKRAALARGLIMNPEIVFFDEPTTGLDPLISKAIHKLIRECQKSLNFTAIVVTHEIPAIFSIVDYIAMLYNGKIVFTGTPEEIKASPDPVVHQFIHGELEGPISIK; encoded by the coding sequence ATGATTAAGGTTGTAGACTTATTCAAAAGTTTTAAAGGACAAGAAGTGCTTCGCGGTGTCAATCTGACAATCGAAGAAGGGTGCTCTATGGCCTTGATTGGAGGCAGCGGGCAGGGGAAGTCGATATTGTTAAAACATATCATTGGCCTCCTGAGACCTGACCATGGCAAGGTATTGATAGACAACCAGGACATCGGCAAACTAAGGGGAAGGCCACTGAAGCGATTAAAGGAACGATTTGGCGTTGTTTTTCAGGGTGGCGCTCTTTTTGATTCACTTACCGTTTTTGATAACGTTGCCTTTCCGCTCAGGGAAAAAACCAGACTGAGCGAATCGGTAATCAGGGATAAAGTACGTCAGGAGTTGAAACGGGTAGGTCTCTCGGGTGCAGAAAAAAAATACCCTGCGGAAATAAGTGGCGGTATGAAAAAACGAGCAGCTCTTGCCCGTGGTCTCATTATGAATCCAGAGATTGTCTTTTTTGATGAACCAACCACCGGACTTGACCCTCTGATAAGTAAAGCTATCCATAAATTGATCAGGGAATGCCAGAAGAGCCTCAATTTTACTGCCATTGTTGTAACCCATGAGATCCCAGCTATTTTTTCTATTGTGGATTATATTGCTATGTTGTACAACGGAAAAATTGTTTTTACGGGAACTCCGGAAGAAATAAAAGCCTCCCCTGACCCTGTGGTTCATCAATTCATTCATGGAGAATTGGAAGGGCCTATTTCTATAAAATAA